The window TTGAATCAAAGCATATTGATTGACAACGGCTGATGGTATGCTCAAGCCTGTCATTTCTCGCATGGGTATAGGCACATTCTGATCCAACTTAAACTGACCATCTTTGAGTTGGAATAAGGCGCACACCTGCTGCAAGACCTGCACTTGAAATAGATGTTTTAGCTGTTCATCTTGCAAAACACCTTGATTTTTCAAGCACAAACCCAAAGGCTGATTGTTTCGATAGAACTGGAACAGCTTAGTCGCTACCTGCGGGCTGACCCAATTGCGTTGCTTAATCAGCGAAATTAAACCTTGTTGGTCTAATCGATTCGCTGCCGCTACGATACGACCTTCATAAATCCAAATGTAATGGACTGATGGCATTGTTGATGAATAATCTGGCAAAGCCCGAAGTCTCAGCACGCCAGTTTTACGACCCTTATCGATAAACTGAAATATCTCTGGTAAGGGAAAGTCTCTGAGAAAGCCAATTGTAGACATACGCTGTTCAATTAACGATTAGAAGACAGACTGAGAGAACCGACTACCAATCTCAGGTGTAAGCTTTTTTCTTCTAATTTTATAAGTCTCTTAATAAAAATTTGCGATGATTATTCACGATTATCTATCGTAATACCAGTTACTACTCGATTGAATCTAAAGAAATATTAAATTAAAAAAATTCCTATCACGAAATGGATAGTTTATCTTTCTAGCTTGCCTGTTTGATTCTCGTTAACTTGAATCAAAAATTATCGGTCAAGGCTGTATAAGTCACTACAAAAATATTTTTATTAATGTAGGATTTGCATTAGAATAATGCACAGCAAATTCTAGAATGTTGCAAAGGATACAAGCGAGAAGCATGAATGGATGAAGAAATTGAATTGAACCTCTATGAAGATGGTTCAGTGCTGTTGACTTGCTCAATTAAGTCCTCCAGTTCTCGTTGCATCTGAGTACAAACTTGCTCATAGCAGGCATCAACATAATCGCGATCGCTCGCCGCTTCCCGCCCATAACGCTCAAACACAATCGGCGCACAAACACGAGTGTGGATCTGTATAGGCAAAGGAATATTCGGCAAAGGGCCAATCCCGACGCCCCAAGGTAGCCCCAAATAAATGGGAAACACACCCATATCGGGGTCAAACCACAAAGGAACACCCCATTTATGCAGTTGCAGTGCCTGCTGGTAAAAATCTCCCAAAATTATCAGAGTATCGTGGGCACCGTGAGAAATCGCAGGTACAATGGGTGCCTCTTCCCTCAGGGCTAGTTTAATAAACCCCTTACGTCCTGCAAAGTAAATGCGATCGCGCAGGTGATGGGGACGAAACATATCTTCTGCCCCACCGGGATAGACGAGAACGGCTGCATCTCTTTGCAGGGCGGCGATCGCTGTTTTGGGGTGAGCCATTATAGCCCCTACCGGAGCCGCTAAGCGACCCACAGTAGGAATTTTCCAAGCCAATCGGTGCATCAATCCATAGGTTAAGCGTTCATAGCCGAACCTGCGGTACCAGTCGTACATAAACATCGAAGTATCCGGTGAAGCCGAGCCGCCATTATGGGTACCGACAATCAGCATCTTTCCCTCCGAGGGAATATGATGCCAGCCCTCGGTTTGCACTCGAAAGTAAGAGTGGTACAACCATTCCCACACAGGCATCCAAGCTTTAATCACCTCAGGATCGCGCTGATCGAGCGACCAACCATCATATAGATGCTCAGAGGCTTGAGCATGTCTTCGGTAACGAGCCGTCAGAAGATCGAAAAAATTAAACAATGGTTCTTAACCGCCCTAAACAAAGAAATAGCGTTTTTAGGATAATCGCGGGTTGGGTTCTGTGGCAATCGTGAACGATAGCAAAAGGCAGAAGGCACAAGGCACAAGGCAGTTCGCGCAGCGTTCTGGGCAGGAGTAGGCACAAGGCACAAGGCAGAAGGGAAAAGATTTGGCAAGAGTTCTAGTTAGAACTCACCCGATGAGAAATTTGTGTTGATTTTTTAACATTTCACCCCAATAATCCAAAAATTGTTAAATTGGATACAGAAATAATTTTTTGGATTTTGCTGTGAATCGGAAATCTAGGGAAAATCACAAGCCAGTCGGCACCTAGTTCTCGAATTGACGGATATCAATCGCTAAAAAACACTATCAAAAAGCTATTTGGAGGCACAGGATATGAAACTCTCTTACCGAGGCGTTAACTACGAAAATTCATCCCCCATGATCGAAGTCATTGAAGGGGATATCGGTGGTACCTATCGGGGTCAAAATTGGAGATCCCATTATCTTAGACACATTCCCGAACCTGCACCTGTACACGATCTGAAATATCGTGGTGTGGCTTACCGCACAGGTAAACCGGTTGTTGCTGTACCTTCGGCGACAGCGGCACGCTGCACATTGCCTGGTTTCCACAAGCGGGAACGAGAAAAAGAGTTGAATCAGCTAACGAGAACTCACCTGAGCAATATTCGCAACAGCTTAGAACGTCGGATGCAAGTGGCGAAAGCGAAAGGAGATGAGAAGCTAGTGCGCCTTTTAGAGCAAGAGAGAATGACGCTACCTCTCCAATAATCTTCTCAACAACGGCAGATTATGTCGGGTTCAAGTAAAACGTTGGGCGATCCTATGCGATCGCCTTTTTTCATGGCTGCTGAATCTGAGTCGGCTATCCCCTGTTTAAAACGAACCACTCCAGGCACAGAGTTCACTCCAGGAGAATAAACAGATAAAGGGGTGATAGCGGCGGATTGGGTATCAGTATAAAATGCGTTCGCCGTCAACAGCCAAAAGCGTTAGCGTGGCAGTAAGCTTTTGCTTTGAGAAACTTCACAGGAACTGGCAAAATTTTGCAGGTAGCTACCTCCAGGAGATAACTCTGATGCTTGAATCTTATCGTCAACACGTTGCCCAGCGAGCCGCTTTGGGTATTCCCCCCCTGCCGCTGAACGCCGAACAAACTGCCGAACTGTGCGAATTGCTGAAAAATCCGCCTGCGGGGGAAGAAGAGACATTAATGGCATTATTGCGCGATCGCGTTCCTCCGGGTGTCGATCCGGCGGCTTACGTCAAAGCTTCATTCTTAACGGCGATCGCAAAACAGGAAATCACCTGTCCCCTGATTACTCCCCAGTGGGCAGTAAATCTTTTAGGCACAATGATGGGGGGTTACAATGTCCATTCCTTAATCGATTTACTCAAATCCAACCATCCGTCAATGGCAGCCTCAGCGGCAGCAGCCTTAAGCAAAACCCTGCTAGTGTTTGATGCCTTTCACGACGTTCTCGCTTTGTCGGATGTCAACCCCTACGCCAAGCAGGTAATTGACTCTTGGGCGAATGCCGAATGGTTTATCACCCATCCTAAACTCGCGGAAACCATTACCGTTACCGTGTTCAAAGTGCCGGGAGAAACGAATACCGATGATTTATCCCCCGCACCCCACGCCACCACTCGCCCGGATATCCCCCTTCATGCCTTAGCAATGTTGGAATCCAGGATGCCAGGAGGCATCGAAACGATCGCCCAACTCAAGGACAAAGGGTATCCTGTGGCGTATGTTGGGGATGTTGTGGGTACAGGTTCATCCCGCAAATCCGCGATTAACTCCGTGCTGTGGCATATTGGCAACGATATTCCCTTTGTGCCGAATAAGCGGTCTGGGGGATATATTTTAGGAAGTGCGATCGCGCCTATCTTCTTCAACACTGCTGAAGATTCGGGGGCATTACCCATTGAGTGCGATGTCAGCCAGATGGAAACTGGCATGGTAATTACCATCCATCCTTATAAAGGAGAAATTACCAACGAAGCGGGAGAAGTGATTTCCACCTTTACCCTCAAGCCTGACACCATTCTCGATGAAGTTAGGGCGGGTGGACGAATTCCCTTATTAATTGGGCGCAGTCTCACCGACAAAACCCGCGAAGCTTTAGGATTAGAACCGAGTACCCTGTTCACCCGTCCCACCATGCCAACGGATACAGGCAAAGGCTTTACCCTGGCACAAAAAATGGTGGGGAAAGCTTGCGGTTTACCCGGTGTGCGTCCCGGTACCTCTTGCGAACCCCTGATGACAACCGTTGGTTCTCAGGATACCACCGGCCCGATGACTCGCGACGAATTGAAAGAACTGGCTTGTTTAGGGTTTAGTGCAGACTTGGTGATGCAGAGTTTCTGTCATACCGCCGCTTATCCCAAACCCGTGGATGTCAAAACTCACCAAGATTTACCGGATTTCTTTTCCTCTCGCGGTGGTGTAGCCTTACGTCCCGGTGATGGCATTATTCACTCTTGGCTGAACCGGATGCTATTGCCGGATACCGTGGGAACCGGCGGCGATTCTCACACTCGCTTCCCCTTGGGAATTTCCTTCCCGGCAGGTTCTGGGTTAGTGGCGTTTGCTGGTGCATTGGGTGTGATGCCGTTGGATATGCCAGAATCGGTTTTAGTCCGGTTTAAAGGAGAGTTGCAACCGGGTGTCACATTGCGGGATATTGTGAATGCAATTCCTTACGTGGCAATTCAAAAAGGATTACTGACAGTGGAGAAGAAGAATAAGAAGAATGTCTTCTCCGGGCGGATTATGGAAATTGAAGGGTTGCCGGATTTAAAAGTCGAGCAAGCCTTTGAACTCACTGATGCCAGCGCTGAACGTTCTTGTGCCGGTTGCACGATTAAGCTGAGTGTGGAGACAGTTTCGGAATATCTGCGATCGAATGTCGCGCTATTAACCAACATGGTAGCGCGAGGTTACCAAGATGCTCGTACCATTATGCGCCGTGTTGCCAAGATGGAAGAGTGGTTGGCAAATCCCGTACTGATGGAAGCTGACGCCGATGCCGAGTACGTGGAAATTATCGAGATTGACTTGAATGAAATCAAGGAACCGATTGTCGCTGCTCCCAATGACCCGGATAATGTGAAGCTATTGTCTGAGGTTGCAAATGACCCGGTGCATGAGGTGTTTGTTGGTTCCTGCATGACGAATATTGGTCATTATCGTGCCACGGCAAAGGTATTGGAAGGCGAACCCCCAGTTAAGACGCGCCTGTGGATTTGTCCCCCAACCCGGATGGATGAAAAGCAACTGAAAGAAGAGGGTATCTACGGTACCTTTGGTGCAGCGGGTGCGAGAACGGAAATGCCAGGATGTTCTCTGTGTATGGGGAATCAGGCGCGTGTAGGAGATGGCACGACAGTGTTCTCGACTTCAACGCGCAACTTTAATAATCGCATGGGTAAGGATGCCCAAGTTTATCTGGGTTCTGCTGAATTAGCAGCAGTTTGTGCGATGTTAGGACGGATTCCCACAGTGCAGGAATATATGGACATTGTGGCGAAGAAGATTCATCCGTTTGCAGGTGATTTGTATCGGTATTTGAATTTCGATCAAATCGCTAATTTTGAGGATGAAGGACGGGTAATTCCGTTGGAAGAAATGCCCAAGATTGAGGATATTTTGGGGATGCCTACGGCGGCAAGGTAATTAATGTAGGGTGGGCAAAGCCCACCTTACTCAAGTTTCAACTAGAGATTAAATTCTATAAAAGAGGTAATCATGTCTAAGTAGGGTTTCAAGGTGACAGCCCTAGCTGCTGAAACTAACTTTATCCTAAAATCTGAGTCTACCCTGCGTTATCAACTGAAAACCCCCCGCTAAAGCAGCAAAGGAAATGAAAAAGTTCCACAGACTGGTTGGTTTTAACATAACGCCGCCACTCAAAAAGACTAAAACAGCACCAAGCCCCAGCAAGATCCAACCCAAATTGCCGGTTTGTCTGGAGAAAAATAGAAGACTAATAACACCAACCATAATTGCTAAAACTGAAGCGGCAGCAGGGATGTCGCGCCAGAGGTAGGGAGAGTAGTGAGTTGCGAAGATAATGTTCTGACCTAGAAAGTAGATACCCAGGATGAGTAGTGCAATTCCTAAAAGTCTGCTCATGCTTTTTTAATCTATTCAGTAGTTAGAGCTTACACAAACTTAGCAAAAATTGAAGGAGACAAAGGCTCCTGCGGAGGCTGGGACGACGTAAATATAGAGTTTTGGGGAGTCTGAATTTTATCCTTGCTCCCCTCCCCGTTGCGGGGAGAGGTCAATCCGTGCGATCGCTCCAAGCAGAACACATTTCACAGAAACCTAACCCCCTAACCCCCTTAAGGAGCAAGGGAAGGGGGAACAAGAGGTTCTTACTCCCCTCTCAAGAGTAGGAGAGGGGCTGGGGGAGAGGTGATCCAAAATGTAAAAATACACGATCATAAAGCAGCTCTAGAGTTTCTCCAAGTAGCTCAATAAGTCTGCCATTTCCTGGGGACTAGGCTGGAACTTGGGCATCGGTGGGGTTTGACCGCTAGTAACTTGATGAATCAGACTGATTTTCGACTTTCGCTTAGAGACATGCTGTAAGCTAGGTCCAACCTTACCATCGGCCTGTAATCCATGACAGCCTGCACAGTTAATTTGAAACATGTCATGACCTCGGCTTGAGTCGCCAGTCAGGGATAAGACCGTACTCACATAAGGGTCTGAAATCTGAATCAGGTGGAAACCTAAGAGGCTTGCGCTGATAGCCAGAAGCACCGCGAGTACCACTAAGGTAATTCGCCGAATCAAGATTCCAGGTTGGGCAAGCTTGTTCTCCAAACGATCTCCTATCAAATCAAGAATTTAGAAAAGGTTTTTAATCGAAGCTGAAATCGCAAACCAAATTTGTTATTCAAAAAAGTGACGCTGTAATGGAGTGTCCTAAAGTATGTCGATTAATAAACATAGCTTAAAATTTTGAGCGTGAGTAAGCAAGCCGGAATCTGGGGGAGGGTTTTGGATGGGTAGCTGCAATGCCATTAAAAACGCAGGTAGTGGTCTGTAGAAGTTTTGGCATGAGAGCTAGTACGATGAGAAGCAGGTAAAAAAACTTATCAATCAGGAGGACTAACGTGGTAGAACCGCTGCTTTCAGGGATTGTTTTGGGTCTGATCCCAGTTACTCTGGCTGGACTCTTTGTCGCCGCATACATGCAGTACAAGCGTGGCGACCAGTTAGGTATCAACAAGTAAAGATACTGGGAGAGCCAATCTCCCCTGGTTGCCCCATCAGGTTGGGGGTAGGCACCCGGAACTCATACGAGGAGGCACTACCCCTACAACCCAGTCGATTCACCCTGACAGACCACTCCGATTATCCAAAACCTTTTGTGACTCACGATTGACTTCCATCATTCCCGCTTGCTTAACAGGGGCGATAGAAGGTTACAGCCGTGTTGCCATAGACTTTCTGACGATAGAGTTCCAAGTTAGAAAGCGGTTGACAAGTCCAGTTGTTGGGACTGTGTTCCACAGCTAGTTCACCTGCGTCATCCAGAAGTTGGTAATTAGCGATCGCTTCTAACACCGGCTGGTACAAGTTACTAGCATAAGGGGGATCGAAGTAAATATGGTCAAACGATTGACCCGCCAGCGATTTTAATCGCACAACTACATCACCCCGTATCACCTGAAACGTTTGTTCAGGTTGAGCCACTTGCTCCCAGTTCTCTTGAATGATGGCGCAAGCTTTCGCCCATTTTTCAATTCCGATCACTACAGATGCTCCCCGACACAGTGCCTCGGCACCCATTGAACCTGTACCGGCACATAAATCAAGCCATCGGCAGCCTCTAATGTTACCATGCCAGATGTTAAATATCGCCTCTCGTACCCGTGCCGTTGTCGGTCGGGTGGCTTGCCCAGATAAGGTTTTGAGCTGGCGATTGCCGTAAATTCTCATGGTATCGGGTTGAAGATTTTGATGTTCAAGGTTGAAGGTTGAAAGTTTTAATGTTCAAGGTTGGGGGCATTAATTCGTAAATTTGTCAACTTTTAACCTGCCAACTTGCAACCTGCCAACATTCAACTCTGGTTTGAATTTAATGACTAACGACTAAGGACTCCGCGCATCGGTTGACTTGCGCCACGAAGTTAGACAAAATTTGCAGTCCTGTCGTCGAAGATTTTTCCGGATGGAACTGAACCGCCATCAAGTTGTCACGAGCGATCGCAGCCGTTACCGTCTGAGAACCATGTGTCACTGTTGCTGCCCGAATCGTGGGGTCAACAGGGTCAACATAGTAGGAATGAACAAAATAGACCCGTGGACTGCCAGATAATTGCTGCCAAAGTGGACAATGGCTTTGAGTAAACTCTAACTCGTTCCAGCCCATGTGGGGAATGGTAATTCCGGGTTCTGGCTGGAAGCGACGCACTTGACCGGCAATAATGCCTAATCCGGGTTCAGTCCCTTCTTCGCTGCCTTCAAACAAAATTTGTAACCCCAGACAAATACCCAAGAACGGTTTACCACTCGCAATCGCCTGTTTGATCGGTTCTTCGAGTCCGCGCGTCCGCAAATGTTGCACTGCTGGGTCAAATGCACCAACTCCGGGGAGTACTACAGCATCCGCCCGCTCAATATCTATGGCTAAATCGGTTACTTGAGTTGTTGCCCCGGCTTTCTCCAAACCTTTACAGGCCGAGTGCAGGTTTCCCATGTCGTAGTCTATAACAGCAATTACTGGCATTAACCTGCTTTCCCTCACATCTATTATTAAATCTATATCTATTTTATGTTGCCGTCGTCTGTCTCCTGTAGACTCAACGGCTTGTCAAAAACCCATAATTTCAGTTCTGTGATGTCACATATTTTACTAACCTCATTTCAAACCTGGCTCCCTCATCAACAATCTAATTCGTCGGATGATTTACTCGAAGAAGTTGCCAAACTTGAGTCCTTCCCTCACTCTTTGACGTTCTTGAGACACTTACCCGTTGATATTGCCCAAGCGAGTCAACGTGCGATCGCTAAAATCAACGAACTGCAACCGGATATTATTATCTGTTGTGGCATGGCAGAGTCTCGCCGTCAATTAAGTGTTGAGTCCAATGCCAGTCTAGGAGATACCGTATTGAAGACTCCGGTGGATTTAGAACG of the Allocoleopsis franciscana PCC 7113 genome contains:
- a CDS encoding DUF4388 domain-containing protein — translated: MSTIGFLRDFPLPEIFQFIDKGRKTGVLRLRALPDYSSTMPSVHYIWIYEGRIVAAANRLDQQGLISLIKQRNWVSPQVATKLFQFYRNNQPLGLCLKNQGVLQDEQLKHLFQVQVLQQVCALFQLKDGQFKLDQNVPIPMREMTGLSIPSAVVNQYALIQVLLEKIETRCLDRCLDLTALPAYAR
- a CDS encoding lysophospholipid acyltransferase family protein, whose product is MFNFFDLLTARYRRHAQASEHLYDGWSLDQRDPEVIKAWMPVWEWLYHSYFRVQTEGWHHIPSEGKMLIVGTHNGGSASPDTSMFMYDWYRRFGYERLTYGLMHRLAWKIPTVGRLAAPVGAIMAHPKTAIAALQRDAAVLVYPGGAEDMFRPHHLRDRIYFAGRKGFIKLALREEAPIVPAISHGAHDTLIILGDFYQQALQLHKWGVPLWFDPDMGVFPIYLGLPWGVGIGPLPNIPLPIQIHTRVCAPIVFERYGREAASDRDYVDACYEQVCTQMQRELEDLIEQVNSTEPSS
- the pirA gene encoding arginine synthesis PII-interacting regulator PirA, coding for MKLSYRGVNYENSSPMIEVIEGDIGGTYRGQNWRSHYLRHIPEPAPVHDLKYRGVAYRTGKPVVAVPSATAARCTLPGFHKREREKELNQLTRTHLSNIRNSLERRMQVAKAKGDEKLVRLLEQERMTLPLQ
- the acnB gene encoding bifunctional aconitate hydratase 2/2-methylisocitrate dehydratase, producing MLESYRQHVAQRAALGIPPLPLNAEQTAELCELLKNPPAGEEETLMALLRDRVPPGVDPAAYVKASFLTAIAKQEITCPLITPQWAVNLLGTMMGGYNVHSLIDLLKSNHPSMAASAAAALSKTLLVFDAFHDVLALSDVNPYAKQVIDSWANAEWFITHPKLAETITVTVFKVPGETNTDDLSPAPHATTRPDIPLHALAMLESRMPGGIETIAQLKDKGYPVAYVGDVVGTGSSRKSAINSVLWHIGNDIPFVPNKRSGGYILGSAIAPIFFNTAEDSGALPIECDVSQMETGMVITIHPYKGEITNEAGEVISTFTLKPDTILDEVRAGGRIPLLIGRSLTDKTREALGLEPSTLFTRPTMPTDTGKGFTLAQKMVGKACGLPGVRPGTSCEPLMTTVGSQDTTGPMTRDELKELACLGFSADLVMQSFCHTAAYPKPVDVKTHQDLPDFFSSRGGVALRPGDGIIHSWLNRMLLPDTVGTGGDSHTRFPLGISFPAGSGLVAFAGALGVMPLDMPESVLVRFKGELQPGVTLRDIVNAIPYVAIQKGLLTVEKKNKKNVFSGRIMEIEGLPDLKVEQAFELTDASAERSCAGCTIKLSVETVSEYLRSNVALLTNMVARGYQDARTIMRRVAKMEEWLANPVLMEADADAEYVEIIEIDLNEIKEPIVAAPNDPDNVKLLSEVANDPVHEVFVGSCMTNIGHYRATAKVLEGEPPVKTRLWICPPTRMDEKQLKEEGIYGTFGAAGARTEMPGCSLCMGNQARVGDGTTVFSTSTRNFNNRMGKDAQVYLGSAELAAVCAMLGRIPTVQEYMDIVAKKIHPFAGDLYRYLNFDQIANFEDEGRVIPLEEMPKIEDILGMPTAAR
- a CDS encoding c-type cytochrome translates to MENKLAQPGILIRRITLVVLAVLLAISASLLGFHLIQISDPYVSTVLSLTGDSSRGHDMFQINCAGCHGLQADGKVGPSLQHVSKRKSKISLIHQVTSGQTPPMPKFQPSPQEMADLLSYLEKL
- the petG gene encoding cytochrome b6-f complex subunit V — its product is MVEPLLSGIVLGLIPVTLAGLFVAAYMQYKRGDQLGINK
- the rsmD gene encoding 16S rRNA (guanine(966)-N(2))-methyltransferase RsmD, yielding MRIYGNRQLKTLSGQATRPTTARVREAIFNIWHGNIRGCRWLDLCAGTGSMGAEALCRGASVVIGIEKWAKACAIIQENWEQVAQPEQTFQVIRGDVVVRLKSLAGQSFDHIYFDPPYASNLYQPVLEAIANYQLLDDAGELAVEHSPNNWTCQPLSNLELYRQKVYGNTAVTFYRPC
- the hisH gene encoding imidazole glycerol phosphate synthase subunit HisH, whose product is MPVIAVIDYDMGNLHSACKGLEKAGATTQVTDLAIDIERADAVVLPGVGAFDPAVQHLRTRGLEEPIKQAIASGKPFLGICLGLQILFEGSEEGTEPGLGIIAGQVRRFQPEPGITIPHMGWNELEFTQSHCPLWQQLSGSPRVYFVHSYYVDPVDPTIRAATVTHGSQTVTAAIARDNLMAVQFHPEKSSTTGLQILSNFVAQVNRCAESLVVSH
- a CDS encoding pyroglutamyl-peptidase I family protein, which codes for MMSHILLTSFQTWLPHQQSNSSDDLLEEVAKLESFPHSLTFLRHLPVDIAQASQRAIAKINELQPDIIICCGMAESRRQLSVESNASLGDTVLKTPVDLERLLDSSIDTTISHNAGKFVCEGLYYSVLNYLQKNELKKHGLFVHVPILTRNNMAEVLTDVELIMHRLTAL